A window of the Microplitis mediator isolate UGA2020A chromosome 5, iyMicMedi2.1, whole genome shotgun sequence genome harbors these coding sequences:
- the LOC130668298 gene encoding uncharacterized protein LOC130668298, which yields MATNDKSESNSRNLQLNVKVRIFGPNENPDSSSLFSENTTPSSQSYYADISSESPFSERSSNYADISSESPFSERSSNYGDNSPLISEDVLTESLFGSGNAEKKIKYLTVPDPSNDQNVLDAEKKFLATIEEDDEEQLLEFDQQADSSDSSSLHFADSSAESDNEIKTIEDNKEQENGDGVLGQTQDEN from the exons ATGGCTACGAACGACAAAAGTGAATCAAATTCTCGAAATTTACAACTTAACGTTAAAGTACGTATTTTTGGACCAAATGAAAATCCAGACAGTTCATCTTTATTCTCAGAAAATACAACTCCGAGCTCACAGTCCTATTATGCAGATATTAGCTCAGAATCTCCATTCAGTGAAAGATCATCTAATTATGCAGATATTAGCTCAGAATCTCCATTCAGTGAAAGATCATCTAATTACGGTGACAATTCACCATTAATATCGGAGGATGTTTTAACAGAGTCATTATTTGGGAGTGGtaatgcagaaaaaaaaattaaatatttgactgTACCTGATCCATCAAACGATCAGAATGTGCTGGACgctgagaaaaaattcttagcaACTATCGAAGAAGATGATGAAGAGCAACTTCTAGAGTTTGATCAACAAGCTGACTCATCTGATAGCTCAAGCTTACATTTTGCTGATTCAAGTGCAGAAAGTGATAATG AGATCAAGACTATAGAGGATAACAAGGAACAGGAAAATGGTGATGGTGTACTTGGTCAGACCCAGGATGAAAATTAA